The following are from one region of the Prochlorococcus marinus str. SB genome:
- a CDS encoding ABC transporter permease has protein sequence MKIRIKGFKKTLTELNFLYFTSIIVSLLVIIPISNFLIEGIDYIISGNFSLGIAGGEEVLGTLKVLILTSFFGGGLGTLNGWLLSNCDFKFRKVLRICQLVPLAAPAYLITAILQDLGSIFGYQVTGLWWGVLILSITTYPYVFILANESFNKFGVNQINASRGLGVGPWSSFFKIAFPMALPALITGISLMCMEVMNELGTFALLNIPSISTGIAENWIIEGNPKSAIGLSLVALLMIFTLIIFEKLSRKKSKRWSENPASKDSQGWELNKTRAFLAIIISLFPPIFSFGIPCFWVLLNIDLIQKGLSIELLSLSLRTISLGLLTAFIAMLFSLIISLVRRANKSFFLGLLTNLAGIGYAIPGTVLALSLISISSSKFNFIAICFLIWGYLVRFLTISKGSIDSSLERISPNLDEAALGLGENWLGIIKRIHLPLLQGPILVGSLLVFVDTIKELPITFILRPFDFDTLSVRIYQYAGDERMVEAILPAILIMTLGLIASMTLIPSLEKKH, from the coding sequence TTGAAAATACGCATTAAAGGGTTTAAAAAAACATTAACAGAATTAAATTTTCTTTATTTCACTTCGATTATTGTTTCACTCTTAGTAATCATTCCAATTTCCAATTTTCTTATAGAGGGAATTGATTACATTATTAGTGGAAATTTTTCATTAGGTATTGCAGGAGGAGAAGAGGTATTAGGCACTTTAAAAGTTCTAATATTGACAAGTTTTTTTGGCGGCGGTTTAGGAACTTTGAATGGATGGTTACTTTCAAATTGTGATTTTAAGTTCAGAAAAGTTCTTCGTATATGTCAGCTAGTTCCACTAGCTGCCCCTGCATATCTAATAACAGCCATTTTGCAGGACTTAGGAAGTATTTTTGGATATCAAGTGACTGGTTTATGGTGGGGGGTATTAATACTTTCAATTACTACTTATCCATATGTATTCATTCTTGCTAACGAAAGTTTTAATAAATTTGGAGTTAATCAAATCAATGCTAGTAGAGGATTAGGAGTAGGGCCTTGGAGCAGCTTCTTTAAAATAGCTTTCCCAATGGCGTTACCTGCACTAATAACAGGAATAAGTTTAATGTGTATGGAAGTAATGAATGAGTTAGGTACATTTGCATTATTAAACATACCAAGTATTTCTACTGGTATAGCTGAAAATTGGATAATTGAGGGTAATCCAAAAAGTGCTATTGGATTATCTTTGGTAGCTTTATTAATGATTTTCACTTTAATTATTTTCGAAAAGTTATCAAGAAAAAAATCAAAGAGGTGGAGTGAAAATCCTGCATCAAAAGATTCTCAAGGATGGGAATTAAACAAAACTAGAGCTTTTTTAGCAATAATAATATCTTTATTTCCTCCAATTTTCTCTTTTGGGATTCCATGTTTTTGGGTTCTACTCAATATAGATCTAATTCAAAAAGGGTTATCTATAGAATTACTTAGCCTATCATTAAGGACCATAAGTCTAGGACTTTTAACTGCATTTATAGCGATGCTATTCTCCTTAATAATTTCTTTAGTCAGACGAGCAAATAAAAGCTTTTTTCTAGGACTATTAACAAATCTTGCGGGGATAGGTTACGCAATCCCAGGTACTGTATTAGCTTTATCTTTAATAAGCATTTCTTCCTCAAAATTTAATTTTATTGCTATTTGCTTTCTAATTTGGGGTTATCTTGTCCGATTTCTAACTATCTCTAAGGGTTCTATTGATTCAAGTCTTGAGAGAATTTCTCCTAATCTTGATGAAGCAGCACTTGGACTAGGAGAAAATTGGCTAGGGATCATCAAAAGAATTCATCTACCTCTTCTCCAAGGACCGATATTAGTAGGATCACTTTTAGTTTTTGTTGACACGATAAAAGAATTACCCATTACCTTTATTTTAAGACCATTCGATTTCGATACATTATCTGTGAGAATATATCAATATGCTGGAGATGAAAGAATGGTTGAGGCAATATTACCGGCCATTCTTATTATGACTTTAGGGCTTATTGCATCAATGACATTGATACCAAGTTTAGAGAAAAAACACTAA
- a CDS encoding CobW family GTP-binding protein has protein sequence MSKNLLPVTIISGFLGSGKTTLLNHILKNQVGIKTAVLVNEFGEIGIDNDLIIEGSEDMIELNNGCICCSINGELLNTVSKVLERAEKLDYLIVETTGLADPLPVAMTFAAGDLREKVRLDSIITVIDGENFDFEINNTSVAYSQILYGDILLLNKSDLVNEKQLKKIEEFINKIKKEPRILRSTNCEVALHTIMSVGLFQTDTCESQKNKKNIEQNSNHHSSHSHDHSSHSHDHSSHSHDHSSHSHDHSSHSHDHSSHSHDHSSHSHDLINNIEGFTSVSYETFEPFSLRKFQYFLDNQISQNVFRAKGILWFMESERKHIFHLSGKRFSLDDEEWTKEKSNKIVLIGKNLDHQTIKNQLSSCRFNSD, from the coding sequence ATGTCTAAAAATTTATTGCCAGTTACTATTATTAGTGGATTTTTAGGTTCTGGCAAAACTACGCTTCTTAATCATATTTTAAAAAATCAAGTTGGTATTAAAACAGCTGTTTTAGTCAATGAATTTGGAGAGATCGGAATAGATAATGACTTAATAATAGAAGGCTCAGAAGATATGATCGAATTAAATAATGGATGTATATGTTGCTCTATCAATGGCGAATTATTAAATACTGTATCCAAAGTTTTAGAAAGAGCTGAAAAATTAGACTATTTGATTGTTGAAACAACTGGATTAGCAGATCCATTACCAGTAGCCATGACTTTTGCGGCTGGTGACCTTAGAGAAAAAGTAAGATTAGATTCGATAATCACTGTCATTGATGGAGAAAATTTTGATTTTGAAATTAATAATACAAGTGTCGCCTATTCTCAAATTTTATACGGAGATATCCTTCTTCTTAATAAATCTGATTTAGTAAATGAAAAACAATTAAAGAAAATAGAGGAGTTTATAAATAAAATAAAAAAAGAACCAAGGATTTTAAGATCAACTAATTGTGAAGTTGCATTACATACAATAATGAGCGTAGGTCTATTTCAGACGGATACTTGTGAATCCCAGAAAAATAAAAAAAATATAGAACAAAATTCAAACCATCACTCTTCTCATTCCCACGATCATTCTTCTCATTCCCACGATCACTCTTCTCATTCCCACGATCATTCTTCTCATTCCCACGATCACTCTTCTCATTCCCACGATCACTCTTCTCACTCCCACGATCACTCTTCTCATTCCCACGATTTGATCAATAATATCGAGGGTTTTACCTCAGTTTCATATGAGACATTTGAACCATTTTCTTTAAGAAAGTTTCAATATTTCTTAGATAATCAAATCTCACAAAATGTATTTAGAGCAAAAGGAATATTATGGTTTATGGAAAGTGAAAGAAAACACATTTTTCACCTATCTGGAAAACGGTTTTCTCTAGATGATGAGGAATGGACAAAAGAAAAATCTAACAAGATAGTATTAATTGGGAAAAACTTAGATCACCAAACTATTAAAAATCAACTGTCATCATGTAGATTTAATTCAGATTAA